Within the Bombyx mori chromosome 24, ASM3026992v2 genome, the region actacttattgcctccatccggcaaataagtgggacctccatccggtacccaacttcaacacaaaacactaatgcctccatccggcacgcaagtggaactttcatccagtacccacttcaaccataaaacacatcgcaatgcctccatccggcaataaaacgaacatatcacctaaatcgagcgaggtgttcaattaccagtcataaataacactgaatactgttctttactaatcacacaaaataggacaacaaaatccttactttaatcagtcagttgtatcgtggtcatttgatcctacatcttctacatcactagtgtcaacaaaatcgtatagaacgctcctggcctagctgccggcgcagctagtaactttgccacccacattatcattaaaacaaatgataaaaccaatacacatcacttcacaatatagagtcaaggtcattagtagaccaacacaacaatagtctccattgagacccaggtctccgctgtaccaatcgatagagatactctcacctcactgatcagtctcgtcagtagcactacttagaggcaaccttatgtaatcataggttctattaccagttaaagcaatctgtcttcatttcaacaaaattcaacatcgaattttactaaatttccaatgttctggtctcgtcaaagttaatctcttactttcagtatcattttaagtaaaaaccttttgggatatggcacgcgaactataaagaattcgaaggggctcgcctctgttattcttatggtagaacaatttaaaaaaaaaacaaaatgtgtgcaatttacacgtggtagaagtgaaaccttccaaaattaaaatacaattatcctaaacgtcgtaaatgtaaaattttgtcattagtaaataattgtaaggtagcgccctctgtgaattgatattttaatttcacgtataatcctaaattaaaattcactacaagagctttcatacacacgttagtattaaaaaatctcacagatggcgctgtattaaatagtatgttgtatatttctgtctcattctttgctggcttcatcctacacatttttgtatttgtgtctattacctgtcttttttttttcttttttcgttgcatccggtttgaaatcacaacgattctaaagaagttttcacttcaaaagatgtacggcttctagcacttcttgtcaagaacaattccatgagctcatcgcgagcttggtgatcaataacgcaagtctgggcttcgaataaggacactagatttaagagttctatttcgctgaatgctcaatctcactgaaccgattaaaacaactatcaggtagtacattacatacaataggtaagcaataaaccatcgcataggatttgttccgtacagttttgagtcaaaacaacagaaaccttttatgagaaccatcgtataaaattgctgaattatgaagctactactattagatttcttgacaagagagcattcggcaccagaatccaaataaaaataatacgactcaccagattgttcttatttaccaaaaataccgatattacgcagctaccggcacgtcgctccgctcggccggtgaatagttgacccatcgagcgccgacagactgtgcttgcgtcccatttctcgtattggctgcagcaatcacgtgttgattgcgacatggtcttcctgattgtacatgtcctcgtatgatggttaacctacaatcaaaaacatccacgagaacacttgttccgctcgatctcTCCTGACTACTTTACGActtttaaagtcatcaaagctttaaactgttttaataccattttaaccaaatcaaacaatagggtatacaaagttcactattcagcagccagagcacgtaccgcagtcgttcatcaaacttcaaatttactctgtacaaatcaggcatagcttacaggaactcagatcaaagaaaacttccgagtaaaaatatctaacgccacggctctccagccgaccagcaatcgcaattgccctcatgatgcgcatccacagcgtggatcgcccgtgtgcatcacccgctgactacacacgatggtctttacagaccccgacctccgccagagccaaacgcgcaccgcgcacccacggactacttgagttgcctcaagagacaccgatttctaccgggctacgactacgtaatagctactgatacggtcgaacacaatacggccgatagactatccttactcgagttttcaccacaatttaagcttgctcttcatcatcatcatttacatcaacctcgactggtatgtgacctgctggcatttttcttagcctatcatgtgggtatttgtacgttttgaatttaaagctttcaatgcgTAACGGTCACCATCGAACCATcgaatacttcaactactttaaacggccctttaaacttcggatctaattttgtttgattacgctcttcgttttaatgtgtggacgagctcatagcccaccttgtgttaagtggttactggaacccatagacatccacagcgtaaacgcaccacataccttgagatagaagttctaaggtctcagtatagttacaaccgctgccccacccttcaaacaccgaaatacaccactgcttcacggcagaaataggcagggtgatggtacccgtgcggtcgatggcactacacggagcacccgtctggtgccacgtccttacccacgagatcGTCGCCgtgctgcgacgccggcagcgcgcgatcgcagtcagagttattcaaggatacctcacagtctcctacgaggcggcgcgtcctagcgcaagtgcagccggagcgcgggggctccaatctcggcagtccgtgttggaggcgtggtctcgtcgttcgGCGgtcccgtcggccggcctccgtaccgtcgaggcgatctgcccggttctcgcggactgggtgggccacgaccgcggaagtctcacctccggctacctgtgcagactcacaagacattttaccaccatgcaaacttcttaccgcaacaaatcttaccagccaccacgcaaactacaattttacgggttcccgcgaacacttgtcaagcacgcacaagcacgcacttcaccggaaaaatcTGCATCCGCCAGccgaacccgaacaccgccgcatcgccatacacgaacgcaccggacgtcttatcttacaggtcacgacgacttcagatgtgtcaatttttcttccccacggaaacttgcttgctttcttgtttgcttgcttgctggagcccgaagtcatcgaacgtgtagtgttattggtattgaatctagtagattctaaaatttcagcgacaattcacagtctcatgtcctggtttactacactagtgccatgtaactctagcagaagtcagccgcttaaaataattcttgtcggaactacccactcgtcatgacagatccattattgcgatcgaagtttcacttgagatttgcacttgccttaatttcttgcaatagcttgttacgtgttgtatttccgctagtaaatgccatgtgatgaagtcgacagtcaaactgggcaacatgagccagaacgtaagatgtgacgatttcttcgtggtcagatcttccatcgaggtaacagagacgttattacacgacttacgtatgctgcattcacgctcttgtggcgcaccactactagtattctgatctgcatcatgttttttttgctgtacttcgaacatgttcaaacacgtcacgccagtgagagtagagtcctgatcccacttctgatgtcggcacgcgtcagggatggctgagcggtagtttcgtcatcactcgtattcgtttgaactcagtttagtcaataaaacttttcaataataattattgaaactcaacacacacaactttcacaatgacaggataaaccgacagtttcgttgcacataccgacagaccgactgaccgactgactgactgacagagactcactgactgagaaggacggaattactgtctgacacggaatgccacgactctgtccacgtaccgccattttatactgtggcgttacggagtctacccttcattttgtgatatttatcaaaacaacatttcatcatttaaaataataatcaaaaccaccgtcttaatattactaaaagtcgttatccacgacaactaaaagtcgttatccacgacatatacaacaacaaaaaaactacacttcatgaaatgtaataaataataatagagatCAAACGATAGAATTAGTTTAAATTACTCCTACGGTTTGCGGAAACGAAAGGTAATTGTTTGAGCCAGTGTCTTTTtttgtacaataattatttttttctgtacctACATATAAAATTGAGTTTACGATCTATTTCGTGATGTGCATACGTTACTGATAACTGATACTGATACTGATGCTGATGCTGATGCTGATGCTGATACTGATGCTGATGCTGATGCTGATGCTGATGCTGATACTGATACTGATGCTGATGCTGATTTGTATTATCAAcagttgtaatttttattttaaaaacagaaCAGAACTCTGACTTTTTTAACAtgcgattttgtttttgtttatttttagacCATACAGATTCAGATGTTTACTTTGTGTTCTTACGCTTACACTTCCACTTACGTCAAAATTTCGAACTAAAATCTGGTATCGAGTCTTTAAACTCTAGACCAGTGAAACGTTTCAAACTACATTTGACTTTGGACAGGTTCTgttacaaaaaatcaaatacgaAAATAACTAAACACGAATTCTCCTGCAGCGAAAAGCCTAATCGTCGAAGCTAGGCCCAAGAAAATCTGGGTAGCTGTTAAACTATATCCGAAATGAGCAAATATTTTTTAGAACTTTCGCTGCGGATGTTATAAAGGTTCGTGATTCATCCCCTATACGTACAGGGGTGTAAAATGTTTATCGCCTCCGCTGTGGTTGGGTCATAGAACAAGCGAGTTGTAAATATGgaaataagatctatatttttgaagtgaaacttcgttggaatcgttgtgatttcaaagtcgatgtaacgaaatgaaacgaaacgaaaaaataagtgtgccgcgattggcttgccgaagcggctccgagcagcgccgacaaatcacgaagcgctccacacggtctcgcggccccgactagttcagtgtgttcttgacgtccgtgcacgctgtcatggctctcggagcgccctgagatacttttatttctattcagtttgttatcaacagatgtcgctgcacgtaaatacAACAATTCCtaaatcgcggtgacgagatgttacacagttgatagacgttctcgtatttctcttccttaatcatacttacctggcgtagatATACCGTGATCATGTAGGCGGTTTCCCCAaggcgaggctgctccattgcactgcggagtgtatgacccttgcgattatttctattttttataaatttcacttctaccgtgtgtgacttgcacgaATACACCTCCCGagcttgtttgatttttatgatatggtataacataattattaactATACTGAAAAACGAAGGCTGGGAAGTCAAGTTTCAAGGTTTCggtagtggcatttacgttgctgatgtccatgatgTTGATGTCACGGTCAGTAAGCTAGGGATGGACGTTTAAAATATACATCGATGTTTTTTTCGATGTGATGCATCGATCGGTCACATCGATGGTAATACGATGTATTGGGAAATACATCGATGTTTCTTATATATCGATTGTTTTAGGTTAggcattaattaaaacaaaaatatgtattaatcaggaaatatatgtattaaaattaaaaatcaccgagacaacacattttttttacatattccaatattttttgtcaatgctatgtaaaaacaaaagtttgctTAATCTCTTCCCCTTCAGCCGGTTTCTTTGTTCAGTCATAACTAGCCCTGCCTGTGAAAAAAGTCTTTCTGAAGGGACTGACGTGCCAACTATTGTTAAATACTTAAAAGCTATTTTGTACAGCTTCGGGAATTGTATTTTGTAATCTCTCCAAATTTCTAACGGATTTTCTTTAAGTCTTCCAACAGGAGTTCGGAGATAAACGGAAAGTTCGTCAGACAAAACGTCTTCAGATTTGTTAATTTTCCAGTTACGATGCACTAACTTATGGTGATCAGTCCATAATGAAAAGGCCTCTTCATTTTTATCGGACTTGTCAGAATCGGACTCAGGTTCTTCATTGCTATGCAAATTCTTCTTCATTAAATCTTTAATTTTCGTAACAGCATTCGAACAAGCTATCGGATCATTGAAATGCATTCTTTTAAACCGTGGATCTAAAATACTTGCGATAGCCAGAGCATTCACATGTTCTATTGAAcccattcttttatttatttcattaatagcAAGTTTCTGCACCTCTTTCGCTACGGGATCTTCTATAACAGCTGAAGTTATTTTAGAGAGCATGCAACGAACTAAGGGAATAATTTTACTACTTGTGCAGTATTTATCACCTGAAATTTCTTTTGTAGCCGCTTCTAAGGGTCGCAATACCATGATGACAGACGATACAGTAGATATTTCCGATGCACTCAGCATTGCAGGTGCTCTAGGGTGGCGGAAGAGAATATCATTTATGACACTACGGAGTTCTAGAAATCTTTGtaacatataatatgtactgtTCCAGCGAGTATCCAcgctttgtattaattttacctCAGCTGCTCCAGCAGAAGACTCCGTAGCCGCAGCAGTAGCTTTACGTAATTCATCACTAGCAATGCAACTCTGTTTAAACCAAGTCACTATTGGTTTTACTTTAGAAACAATGTTTCTCCACTCAATACATATCATTGTGCCTTCAGCCACCAAATTCAGAGTATGGGCAAAACATGGGATGTGTTTCCTTCTACCAAACGCTAATTCGATCGCCTTAACTATATTGGCTGCGTTGTCAGTAACAACAGCTGTTACATTCTCTTGATCGATTTTCCAGTCTTGACATACCTTTAAGAGAATTTCAGAAAGATAATCTGATGTATGTCTTTCATCCAATTCGTACACACCTAAGGTGACTGAATATAGTTCAATGTCTATTCCGAAATGTGCTGTGATGCCCAAAAAACTTTTCATATTCAAGGTATCCGACCAAATATCTGTTGTTAGGGTTATATCTTCTATAGAGGACAACATTTTCTTAATTGTTTCTGAAATTACTTCATATTTATCGTCCAGCCAGCGTCTTAGAGTTGTTCTACTCGGGAGCTTATATTGAGGAGCAACTGTTTTCATTAGAGTTTTGAAGCCTTCGTTTTCAACGATTGAGAATGGCTGATGGTCTTTGCAAATCATGAATAACAAACAGTTGTTCAGTTTCCTTGTCTTCGCTCCAGATTCTGAGTAAGAGGAAATATCTTTAAAAGCGGCCTGTATTGTTCTTTGGCGTTTTAAAGGTATAACGTTTTCGTCTAAGTCTGAATCAATGGTTTCATTTACGGTTTTTGGTAACGGTGCACCGGATCTTTGACTGCCACTGCAACTTGGAACAGGTTGAAACTGAAGTACTCCATCATCCATTTTATTATAAGGCGTAACTTTGGTATCCAGATCCAGAGGATTCGATATTTCGTCTGTAGTAGTTACTGCATTGAATGTAGTTTGTTTCGGCTGAATTTCGAGATAAGCAGCCTTATGAACATTACGAATATGTCCAATTAAGTTCGTAGTGTTTCCAGCAGACTTAATTTCCTTTTGACATAGTTTGCATTTCGTTTTCTTATCGTCAATTTTGTTAAAGAACTGCCAAACGGAACTTTTTTTCTTAGGTCCCATTATAACtgaaagtaaaaaacaaaactatataGGACTGTTTACAGggaatttataataatacctaTTAACTGCCTAGTAGAATACAAATAAGTATAAGCCGCATTTTAAtcgataatattaatatagtaatTATCGATAACTTGGCATCACTACAAtagatagtattattatttcacgGTAAAAAATATAACCTTTCAATCAAATCGTATCATATTGCGAAATTAATGCATTCGTCGTAAAGTAGGTACATAATCTTCTCTTTTATATCTTAGTTATAAGCACGCGCAatataaaacgtaaaatataataattgcttTGTACTTTTTGACAACAAAACAATGTGTCATTTCCAGTAAAGTTTCACTAGCAAAACCATTATCATTATCACTAAATacattattctatttattaatacacaTACCTGACATACCTGTTCATaaattagtttcttttttagatttaaacaaGGCAAAAACTCGTATCGTAACAAAAACACAATATACATTTACACAGCAGAAACTCGGTCGGCCATATTGTTGTTTTGGTTTAATTAATATTGGCAGCACTGATTATAACGTTTCGTTTCTCTTTTCACTCATAGTATAGTAATCTCATAATTTGCGTACCTAATCGATGCATCGAATGAAAAACATCGATATATATTCGATGTTGAAGTATTTACAATACATCGGTTCAAGACGATGCATCGTTACTATACATcgagtattttaaataaatcgatGTATATCGTCCATCGCTACAGTAAGCTCGGTCACCAATCTTagcaatagataaataaattataattgctAATTTGACTACaatagatataaataaacatttgcatctatttattctattgttCGACGATCGGCATTCTAACTTCACCACTGACTCCtaaatatttagattatttttgcgtgtattattttcatgttggttttttttcatttttttttcactctTACTAaactactattatttttattgatagcaCAGATGATACGTCAACGGCCAataagtgaaataaaatcaaataataacaaACAGAGTAAGAACTGATATCtaactgtatattattataataatttatgatcTTTCGCAAAATAGATAATATAGATTTCACAGCCGGCTATAATAATATTCGCCAGTACTATTAGCATCTAAAAGCAATCAGTACAAATAGAAAATTAACACATCTTATGTTGCTTGAAAACGACAAAAATAGTTAATTTCTTTACTCATTTAGCTATTTTTTACCGCAACTTAGACTCGTGTTCCTGATTAATGGGTATAAAATCatacaataaatttaacatttcGATCTAATGTCTCAATTTGGGGGAATTCACGTAGAGTTAACGTAACAATAtctatctcttttttttattgcttagatgggtggaccagctcacagcccacctggtgttaagtggttactggagcccatagacatctacaacgtaaatgcgccacccaccttgagatatatgttcgaaggtctcaagtatagttacaacggctgccccacccttcaaaccgaaacgcattactgcttcacggcagaaataagcagggtggtggtacctacccgcgcggactcctagaggtcctaccaccagtaatacttaaACAATACTGAATAGAAGATTCAAAAGTgtatatactataaaaatacggCTTAACTTCACCGCTGTTTCTATAGCTCTACGTTGTAAGGGGATCAGAACTATAGCAAGGTGTACCCGCCCTGCACGAGCTTTGAGTATGTTATTGGCCATTGTGAGGATATTGTAacactaaaaaatgaaatatcgaACTGAACTCAgtgcataaaataaatattgacgcTTAAAATCTATCTTGCCGGTAAATCATATTTAAAcggtgatttttattttttattctttttattgcccttgtaggcagacgagcatacggcccacctaaagtgagtggttaccgtcgcccatggacttcagcaatgccaggggcagagccaagctgctgcctaccgcttaatactctccacaagcctcgtttgaagaaggacatgtcatagcgctcgtgaaacaccgtggaggggaatttattccatagccggatagtCTATGAGTGCTTATTGTGAAATGCATTTTGATATGTTTCGAGGCAGTAAGCAGTTAGCTACGTGGAACCGTTTACGTCTCCGGTAAATTCCATCAACCGCTTTGAGATATTAGGTTAAAGTCTCAGTTATAACACACAATAGTTGTCCTAGCCAAGAATGGAAACGATCGCTTATATCTGTCTGCAatttgaagtcgccgtggcctaaaggatcagACGCCCGgcgtattcgtatcgagcgatgcaaatGTGCCTGTATTCAAATCCTGCAGACAGAtaccaatttgtctaatgaaatacataaggCACAAATTCACGAATGACTCGatccaataacggtgcttttaggtaccttaagcaccgaTCAACCTTCTCGTCGTAccctcggctcggctcggcgagtaaaccaACCCAGACCCAGTTCATTGAGctgctcgccggatcttctcagtgggtcgcgtttccgatccggtggtaaattgtgcgaaacactgctcttactacgcttgccagtgctagcaacacctcctggttttagccccaagagctcacttacatgttatggttacgctgacataggcTCTCGAGGTTATCAGGttcagtagaaaaaaaaaacgacttgcACGGCGAaggaaacaaaaattaaactctCAAAAACTATAAATTGCGGTAGGTCTTTTGAGTTGTGGTCTATTTGCGGCACATACGAATAAAACTTTCAATTTAAtgtaaaacaaattcaaaacaaaattacacagTACTCGATTGGGGAATCGATAAGAATAGAATGACGTAAACTGTTCCCAATGGGCCGGTATCGATAACGAAGCAATTAGCGGTATTAGAACAGATATCGATTTACAAATAGCTATCCAAGCCTTTTGTTTATCTCTCAATCTTGATTGTAATTGGTCCTTAATTTTCCTGTTTCATAGAATTAGTGATTCCACATTTTCTTTTAACCATATTCTGAGTGGTAGTTGTGGGATAATCAGATTAAGATGCTACCAGTGACCAGCGCACAATGCTATTATACTTTGCCTATAAGCCGTGTGGCTGTTATAGAAAATGTACCAAACAACAATTCGCGAGTCGATAGTGTGAGTGACTACTCAATTACCGAGAAGCATCTTGAGCCTTAAGTTCTAAGTCTGAGGTCTATAGTCCAACAGCTCTCTCACCCTTCAGATTGGGACGGAATCAAAATAGTCTATGTGCATGAAGTTATTTAGATCAAAAGTTCCATGTCGGAAGCATTCAATCCATTAATGAGTAATGCGATCGATTGTAGTGTTTATTCTGTACACGTCATGAATGTTGTGAGCCGTTTATGTCACATTGCTACCGCAATGAAACAGTATTCCATATTTACTTCATATTTTTATCGTGTCCCTATTGATGAACAAGGTacaaatataatgaaaacaaaagacTAATCAATATCCAAATGATTGAGAATATAattcccttttttatttatcaaattcattttattttagaagTTATTGCCattcatacataatttttttttattgcttagatgggtggagcccatagacatctaaaacgtaaatgcgccagccacccaccttgagatataggttctaaggtctcagtatagttactacggctgccccacccttcaaaccgaaacacattattgcttaacggcagaaataggccgggtggtgatacctacccgtgcggactcacaagaggtcctaccaccagcaccTTACCTTTCAAATGGCCAGTAAAACGCAACTCCATAGGTAAAAACTTACTATTATAACATGCTAGTTAAGTAAATGTAATTGAAAATCAATACAAATTCAATTTCCATAGGATTACGTACAGAAACATTTTGGTGCCACTCCTTGGCGATATATCGAAACATTTAAAGTAATGGCGCGAAACTATAGCCTTCCTACTTATGACGTTCTCCAAAGTTAGTTCACAGCCATCTGTTTTCTGGGAGCTAAAACTAAAATTGCATAGAAAGGCATTCTCAAGAACCAAAATGACTTCATACttacttattaattattagcGAATCTTAATGATCTTTGAATAGCTTAATTCGCAATTgtaactaatattttaattttttataaaaggcGTATCTTctgagataataaaaaaatgtttcctaTTCTGTGTTgtgaaatacattattttattttactttcgtCCCTCAAGCAGcattagtaattttaattcagTATCTCGTCACAATATCTCAATAGTAGACGGTAagttcgacaaaaaaaaaattgttaagaaaaaaaaagggtggacgaggtcatggcaaaccccgagggacctgggcgggccccccggcgcgcactctgcgtggccgggggctccgtctgtgggggagttttgctggacttccaccgggcgcgtccgtaggtggcggataacgggatcctctgggaacagtcccactcccaggggtatcgtccgatctttttcgttgcaaggattcttaggtgttagggaggtaggttaggtgtaggtgtagggtagcctagttaggctttgcaacgaaagagatcggatgacgcggaccaaaaccagcagggggagttgcgggctctccacgcccttcactcgctgaagggtgttcctcctggagacgctcgggctccctctcttttcccctttcttccccctttttcttttttcttcgggtcacgtccgacccgtttcggacgtaacccacgggtggt harbors:
- the LOC119630443 gene encoding E3 SUMO-protein ligase ZBED1, whose protein sequence is MSVIMGPKKKSSVWQFFNKIDDKKTKCKLCQKEIKSAGNTTNLIGHIRNVHKAAYLEIQPKQTTFNAVTTTDEISNPLDLDTKVTPYNKMDDGVLQFQPVPSCSGSQRSGAPLPKTVNETIDSDLDENVIPLKRQRTIQAAFKDISSYSESGAKTRKLNNCLLFMICKDHQPFSIVENEGFKTLMKTVAPQYKLPSRTTLRRWLDDKYEVISETIKKMLSSIEDITLTTDIWSDTLNMKSFLGITAHFGIDIELYSVTLGVYELDERHTSDYLSEILLKVCQDWKIDQENVTAVVTDNAANIVKAIELAFGRRKHIPCFAHTLNLVAEGTMICIEWRNIVSKVKPIVTWFKQSCIASDELRKATAAATESSAGAAEVKLIQSVDTRWNSTYYMLQRFLELRSVINDILFRHPRAPAMLSASEISTVSSVIMVLRPLEAATKEISGDKYCTSSKIIPLVRCMLSKITSAVIEDPVAKEVQKLAINEINKRMGSIEHVNALAIASILDPRFKRMHFNDPIACSNAVTKIKDLMKKNLHSNEEPESDSDKSDKNEEAFSLWTDHHKLVHRNWKINKSEDVLSDELSVYLRTPVGRLKENPLEIWRDYKIQFPKLYKIAFKYLTIVGTAMEQPRLGETAYMITVYLRQNLSKVKCSLKRFTGLEFKDSIPDFSSKF